A stretch of Fibrobacter sp. UWR2 DNA encodes these proteins:
- a CDS encoding DNA circularization N-terminal domain-containing protein, translated as MAEAKTAKLGPWELKLVSIDDDISHAISSTTYPYKNGADHEDMGVNPETFKFSGVLSNKDYDNNYQSLRKWFLSIFKKPVELFHPDHGTIYGYPKTASFRNDRRRRFCEFTFDFEVDEIQPDIQSYTDPYQNNFKQAQALNLEVQESVALSMQQTGVPDIPGSSDWSLIDAWSSLGDAARSFANATSKAMGQLLGALATVKAPVDAINTTIDYLDSLSGTLTKAIQECCDSFVTLARKTGLNNGKSRASTATLVSSASSMLASLYDAPASVRSAFATLAAATVATETAKQISDDKKKMGESFAAERIVMDDAEGRELAEESKVYLVTPADLEDTLALAREFIQQVLPQAVSPYRLKNMAAMLSDAVLRIKLEYMTTKTVDVSHETPLHKIALENGLNYKAAERLCALNNVKNPTFMQGKVMVYGE; from the coding sequence ATGGCAGAAGCGAAGACCGCAAAGCTGGGCCCGTGGGAACTTAAGCTCGTATCCATCGACGATGACATCTCTCATGCCATCTCGTCCACGACCTACCCCTACAAGAACGGGGCGGACCATGAAGACATGGGCGTCAACCCGGAAACCTTCAAGTTTTCAGGCGTTCTCTCAAATAAAGACTACGACAATAACTATCAGTCGCTGCGCAAGTGGTTTTTGTCCATTTTCAAGAAGCCTGTAGAACTCTTTCACCCGGACCACGGGACTATTTACGGCTACCCGAAGACGGCTTCTTTCAGAAATGACCGCCGTCGCCGTTTCTGCGAGTTCACCTTCGATTTCGAAGTCGATGAAATCCAGCCCGACATCCAAAGTTACACGGACCCCTACCAGAACAATTTCAAGCAGGCGCAGGCCCTCAACCTGGAAGTACAGGAAAGCGTGGCTCTATCGATGCAACAGACGGGCGTTCCCGACATCCCGGGATCTTCGGACTGGTCGCTTATTGACGCGTGGTCGTCTCTTGGCGATGCCGCCCGCAGTTTTGCCAATGCGACAAGCAAGGCGATGGGACAACTCCTTGGCGCCCTTGCTACCGTCAAGGCTCCAGTCGATGCTATAAACACTACTATCGATTACTTGGACTCGCTATCTGGAACCTTGACAAAGGCTATCCAGGAATGTTGCGATTCCTTCGTGACTCTTGCCAGAAAGACAGGTCTGAATAATGGCAAATCCAGGGCTTCTACGGCCACTTTGGTGAGTAGCGCGTCTTCTATGCTGGCATCCCTTTATGACGCCCCTGCAAGCGTCCGTTCGGCTTTTGCGACCCTTGCGGCGGCAACAGTCGCGACAGAGACTGCCAAGCAGATTTCCGATGACAAGAAAAAGATGGGCGAATCCTTCGCCGCAGAACGGATTGTCATGGACGATGCCGAAGGCCGTGAACTGGCAGAGGAAAGCAAAGTCTACCTTGTTACGCCTGCCGATTTGGAAGATACCCTAGCCCTGGCAAGGGAGTTCATTCAGCAAGTCCTTCCGCAGGCTGTAAGCCCTTACAGGCTCAAGAACATGGCCGCGATGCTATCCGATGCGGTACTTCGCATAAAGCTGGAATACATGACCACAAAGACGGTCGATGTGTCCCACGAAACTCCGCTTCACAAGATTGCCCTGGAAAACGGCTTGAACTACAAGGCCGCTGAACGTCTTTGCGCATTGAACAATGTCAAGAATCCCACTTTCATGCAAGGCAAGGTGATGGTCTATGGAGAATGA
- a CDS encoding phage tail sheath subtilisin-like domain-containing protein, translating to MNLSPNIPETKIPGSYTAYNYYAGPNGLPANIQKVLLIGDKSSAGSIAAFRPTEVATEQDAIALAGAGSVLMQMYKAAKKAWKYAQISFLCYNVAGGSAATWAFTLTGNATAAGQVGVECNGVQIVTGVAKTDAAADIATALAAEINNTPDAPFTAEASSGTITLTAKCKGAYVSTAAGGLNVSGFSTATGVTAGSTTATAGEGTVNLQTALAFVFAERYHIIVSPVNDRTNLGYLKVHLEAAAAPLEQRGQRAICGMVATPTMDGTTLVSGAATNAANEGKYHNYERIHIAAVKNKLNATAWEIAAGLGAIFASNSKPNVPMNSVAIPGLATPALEDKWSGEEQDLLLNGGVIPLVEEDGQLCIVRAVTTRTKNSGSEWNKLNDTGVIASLDYFREAILSTHKVKFKNKVIHALLADAINEENKKVAEDLEKEEILRYIKEYEDQFVTQESTNVPGRMLCQIPAPVVPGLNQIYSTIDLYL from the coding sequence ATGAACCTGTCCCCTAATATCCCCGAAACTAAAATCCCGGGGTCCTATACGGCCTACAACTATTACGCAGGCCCGAACGGTCTCCCCGCCAACATTCAGAAGGTGCTCCTTATTGGCGACAAGTCATCTGCGGGCAGCATTGCGGCATTCAGGCCGACGGAAGTTGCTACCGAGCAGGATGCAATAGCCCTCGCGGGTGCGGGATCCGTGCTCATGCAGATGTACAAGGCTGCTAAGAAGGCTTGGAAGTATGCACAGATTTCGTTCCTGTGCTACAATGTGGCTGGCGGTTCTGCTGCCACTTGGGCGTTCACGCTTACTGGAAATGCAACTGCTGCAGGTCAGGTGGGCGTCGAATGCAACGGCGTTCAGATCGTGACCGGCGTCGCAAAGACTGATGCGGCAGCCGATATCGCCACGGCTCTCGCAGCTGAAATCAACAACACCCCAGACGCTCCGTTTACCGCTGAAGCCTCTTCTGGAACAATCACCCTTACTGCAAAGTGCAAGGGTGCGTATGTTTCCACGGCTGCGGGTGGCCTCAACGTGAGTGGGTTCAGTACGGCAACAGGCGTGACAGCCGGTTCTACAACCGCTACGGCTGGCGAAGGGACTGTGAACCTCCAAACCGCTCTTGCATTCGTATTTGCGGAACGCTATCATATCATCGTAAGTCCGGTGAATGACAGAACGAACCTCGGATATCTCAAGGTACATCTTGAAGCTGCTGCCGCACCGCTCGAACAGCGTGGTCAGCGTGCCATCTGCGGCATGGTGGCTACTCCGACTATGGATGGAACTACTCTTGTTTCTGGGGCTGCAACCAATGCCGCAAACGAAGGTAAGTACCATAACTATGAACGCATCCACATCGCGGCAGTAAAAAACAAGCTCAACGCTACCGCATGGGAAATCGCGGCTGGTCTCGGTGCGATTTTTGCCAGCAACTCCAAGCCGAACGTGCCGATGAACAGCGTAGCCATTCCTGGCCTTGCCACCCCGGCTTTGGAAGACAAGTGGAGTGGCGAAGAACAAGATCTGCTGCTCAACGGCGGCGTGATTCCTCTCGTCGAAGAAGATGGCCAGCTCTGCATCGTGCGTGCCGTGACCACGCGTACAAAGAATAGCGGTTCTGAATGGAATAAACTCAACGATACCGGGGTCATCGCTTCGCTTGACTATTTCCGCGAAGCTATTCTTTCTACGCACAAAGTGAAGTTCAAAAACAAGGTTATCCATGCACTCCTTGCGGACGCCATCAACGAAGAAAACAAGAAGGTGGCCGAAGACCTTGAAAAAGAAGAAATCTTGCGTTACATCAAAGAATACGAAGACCAGTTCGTCACGCAGGAATCGACGAACGTACCTGGCCGCATGCTTTGCCAGATTCCGGCCCCTGTCGTGCCTGGCCTGAACCAGATCTATTCCACCATCGACCTTTACCTGTAA
- a CDS encoding capsid cement protein — MKGNVLNFTASNAVPAFRFVALGATEGTVALASADGDAVGVSYELDAAQDGRQDVQLDGIAEVTAGGAFAVGAKLKVGANGKAVAAAAGDAYVAVALDAATGDGDLVRIKLEKGAATNETTFKAEEAIGKHLFVKAGTDTNKVKVGTAASAPLGVSGDSDTASGANIVIQTSGNVKVLAGGNVAVGNLIAVDSNGKAVAAGASAETYGVALTAGASGDIITVAFGYSGKTAAGL; from the coding sequence ATGAAGGGCAATGTCCTCAATTTTACGGCGTCTAATGCCGTCCCCGCCTTCCGATTTGTCGCTCTTGGCGCAACAGAAGGTACTGTCGCACTCGCTTCCGCTGACGGCGATGCCGTTGGCGTGAGCTACGAACTGGATGCCGCACAGGATGGTCGCCAGGATGTCCAGCTTGACGGCATTGCCGAAGTGACCGCTGGCGGTGCTTTCGCCGTTGGCGCAAAGCTCAAGGTCGGCGCGAACGGCAAGGCTGTTGCCGCTGCCGCTGGCGATGCCTACGTGGCTGTTGCTCTCGATGCCGCAACCGGCGACGGCGACCTGGTGCGTATCAAGCTCGAAAAGGGTGCCGCGACGAACGAAACCACTTTCAAGGCCGAAGAAGCCATCGGCAAGCACCTGTTCGTGAAGGCAGGAACCGACACGAATAAGGTCAAGGTTGGCACTGCTGCTTCTGCTCCGCTCGGCGTAAGCGGCGATTCCGATACCGCAAGCGGTGCGAATATCGTCATCCAGACCAGCGGCAACGTGAAGGTGCTCGCTGGCGGCAATGTGGCTGTCGGTAACCTTATCGCCGTCGATTCGAACGGCAAGGCTGTCGCGGCTGGCGCGTCTGCCGAAACTTACGGCGTGGCTCTCACTGCAGGTGCCTCTGGCGACATTATCACGGTCGCGTTTGGCTACAGCGGCAAGACTGCGGCAGGGCTTTAA
- a CDS encoding discoidin domain-containing protein, with protein MAVTVDQIFQRMVTDAKNIDPLINISQGTETYIRFATAASAIWGLYKQMDWTLDQIFPTTMNQESLEQWANDRGLDYSNLTASELLTLILSYLRNPKSGGKPSDYERWALEASSAGKAVELESSMISGNMPDLSAANAVKPHDRENIAFTCGSSDTEKYVVIDFGGSKEIIGIGLGFITNRPASFNVYTSDDGSTWTKQGKVESAYWWAMTTFESVSTRYVKVELDEIEALESWQTASLNAVKCFGLEIYEPAESDEAPTTSRCLKNYYGVGTVLMLIGPSTLSMRCCEAVRVKCEDEGPVAPREIWVNVPVETTLSLRVTVSGLSNMDEDGFREDVTKYFADLSAGDLFIPAQIVVFVLKHGGSNAVVEVSKNGGAYQEQTSAIYPENETDRFVLGELVVQ; from the coding sequence ATGGCCGTAACAGTTGACCAGATCTTTCAGCGCATGGTGACCGATGCGAAGAATATAGACCCGCTGATAAATATCAGCCAGGGCACGGAAACCTATATCCGCTTCGCGACAGCCGCGTCCGCCATTTGGGGCCTATACAAGCAGATGGACTGGACCCTTGACCAGATTTTCCCGACCACGATGAACCAGGAGAGCCTGGAACAGTGGGCGAACGACCGAGGGCTGGACTACAGCAACCTGACCGCAAGCGAGCTTTTGACGCTCATCCTGTCGTATCTTCGCAACCCGAAGAGCGGCGGCAAGCCAAGCGACTACGAACGCTGGGCGCTCGAAGCGTCTTCTGCCGGCAAGGCTGTCGAGCTCGAATCCTCGATGATTTCCGGCAATATGCCCGACCTGAGCGCCGCCAACGCCGTCAAGCCGCACGACCGCGAGAACATCGCCTTTACCTGCGGCTCCAGCGACACCGAAAAGTATGTCGTTATTGACTTTGGCGGTTCCAAGGAAATTATCGGCATCGGGCTTGGCTTCATTACCAACCGACCGGCTTCTTTCAATGTCTATACGTCCGACGATGGCTCGACCTGGACCAAGCAGGGCAAGGTTGAAAGCGCCTACTGGTGGGCCATGACCACTTTCGAATCTGTTTCTACCCGATATGTCAAGGTAGAACTCGACGAAATCGAGGCTCTTGAAAGCTGGCAGACTGCATCCCTGAACGCCGTCAAGTGCTTCGGACTCGAAATCTACGAACCGGCTGAATCCGACGAAGCCCCGACGACATCCCGATGCCTCAAGAACTACTACGGCGTGGGCACGGTGCTCATGCTCATTGGCCCCAGCACGCTCTCTATGCGCTGCTGCGAAGCCGTCCGCGTCAAGTGCGAAGACGAAGGGCCGGTGGCCCCGCGTGAAATCTGGGTCAATGTCCCTGTAGAAACGACCCTTTCCCTGCGCGTCACGGTAAGCGGCTTGTCCAATATGGACGAAGACGGCTTCCGGGAAGACGTGACCAAGTATTTTGCCGACCTCAGCGCAGGCGACCTGTTTATCCCCGCCCAGATTGTCGTGTTCGTGCTCAAGCACGGCGGGTCCAATGCCGTTGTCGAGGTCTCGAAGAACGGCGGGGCGTACCAGGAACAGACTTCGGCAATCTATCCCGAAAATGAAACAGACCGATTTGTCCTTGGTGAACTGGTGGTGCAGTAA
- a CDS encoding putative phage tail protein has product MSENFFDSRHYRALSRLHPLQMDLEEYAVCKELDRALESADGVYREIFPSSATATLEKWENLYELGHSGTIEARRAALLEAINRDSGIAERHYKALAASMGFEIDIVKPPRMLRAGLGRAGFEIYDPDEQYTWTVTSDHPQHGIYRIVDLLEAEKIPFTQIRWQISKEKFLELEDGKLLKLESDKFLILEDENE; this is encoded by the coding sequence ATGAGTGAAAATTTTTTCGATAGTCGGCATTACAGGGCGCTCTCGCGGCTGCACCCGCTCCAGATGGACCTGGAAGAGTATGCGGTGTGCAAGGAGCTTGACCGCGCCCTGGAAAGCGCAGACGGCGTTTACCGCGAAATCTTCCCCAGTTCGGCCACCGCGACGCTCGAAAAGTGGGAAAACCTTTACGAATTAGGCCATTCCGGCACCATTGAAGCCCGCAGGGCGGCGCTCCTGGAAGCCATCAACCGTGATTCTGGCATTGCCGAACGCCACTACAAGGCGCTTGCTGCGTCGATGGGCTTTGAAATCGACATCGTGAAGCCGCCGCGCATGTTGCGTGCGGGCCTTGGCCGTGCGGGTTTTGAAATCTACGACCCGGACGAACAGTACACCTGGACCGTGACCAGCGACCACCCGCAGCACGGCATTTACCGTATCGTGGACCTGCTCGAAGCCGAGAAAATCCCGTTCACGCAGATCCGCTGGCAGATCTCTAAAGAAAAATTCCTTGAACTTGAGGACGGCAAGCTCCTGAAGCTCGAAAGCGACAAATTCCTTATCCTGGAGGACGAAAATGAATAA
- a CDS encoding phage protein Gp37, with product MSTPIAVTNCYVIEKAIKELIEAGNTPQMVFKAVDIQKDLQTITHPSFTVAIIKGDFEPEGMDKITESVEVVVTLIVKNLANEEQRRMMIHPMVSYVVQKLHHNDLGLQMEPLTVSGWNDVSTTEHLGLALTLFEIKFKTQFTVVPEAAEENYRELLSIGSTFQSETPEHEVLAQGEVIFKEVNNEPVP from the coding sequence ATGAGTACGCCGATTGCCGTTACTAACTGCTATGTGATAGAAAAGGCCATCAAGGAACTGATTGAGGCTGGGAATACCCCGCAGATGGTCTTCAAGGCTGTCGATATCCAGAAGGATTTACAGACCATCACTCACCCGAGCTTTACGGTCGCCATCATCAAGGGCGATTTCGAGCCGGAAGGAATGGACAAGATTACGGAGTCCGTCGAGGTGGTGGTGACACTCATCGTGAAGAACCTTGCGAACGAGGAACAGCGCAGGATGATGATTCACCCGATGGTGTCCTATGTGGTGCAGAAGCTGCACCATAACGATCTCGGGCTTCAGATGGAGCCCCTAACCGTTAGCGGCTGGAACGATGTGTCCACGACGGAACATCTTGGCCTTGCCCTGACGCTGTTTGAAATCAAGTTTAAGACGCAGTTCACGGTCGTGCCCGAAGCCGCCGAAGAAAACTACAGGGAACTGCTCTCCATCGGCTCTACGTTCCAGAGCGAAACGCCCGAACACGAGGTACTTGCCCAGGGCGAAGTCATTTTCAAAGAGGTAAACAATGAACCTGTCCCCTAA
- a CDS encoding phage baseplate assembly protein, which yields MENDEVILFVVNARDAKRYSVDKFVSYTIDADLYSPEGSFSFECDSKYDVTKGDPCEIYVNRKCVMKGIVDSVRRSLSRSGPKLEIEGRSVASVLADSSVTNFGTLPTTLPALAEKLVRDLPIISRKDFVFKSKSNKVQVNRKFVELSPGDSVFDVLKKAANSQGFLFWASPEGELVFDKPVARGQADFKIHAFENGEEMDYIEGSVTETLNGQHSLIKVIGESQDDDDIKYVAAKVKNDDFPFYRPLVVNWNENEGPAKRTAELQLATEKASAIQLEYTVPGHSQNGKPWTVNAFCDVEDHYNGAVDSYLIKRRTFTLDRQNGKRTRLELQPGGSL from the coding sequence ATGGAGAATGATGAAGTCATCTTGTTTGTTGTGAACGCTCGCGATGCAAAACGATATAGCGTGGACAAGTTCGTAAGCTATACGATTGACGCGGACCTCTATTCCCCGGAGGGCTCATTCTCGTTTGAGTGCGATTCCAAGTATGACGTGACCAAGGGCGATCCCTGCGAAATATACGTGAACCGCAAGTGCGTGATGAAGGGCATTGTCGATTCCGTGCGTCGTTCGCTGTCTCGCAGCGGGCCAAAGCTAGAAATCGAGGGGCGTTCCGTCGCGTCCGTCCTGGCAGACTCCAGCGTGACAAACTTCGGGACTTTGCCGACGACTTTGCCCGCACTGGCTGAAAAGCTGGTACGGGACTTGCCGATTATCTCCAGGAAGGATTTTGTTTTCAAGTCCAAATCCAACAAGGTTCAGGTCAATAGAAAGTTCGTGGAACTTTCTCCGGGAGACAGCGTTTTCGATGTCCTCAAGAAGGCTGCAAATTCGCAGGGTTTCCTGTTCTGGGCGTCTCCCGAAGGCGAACTGGTCTTTGACAAGCCGGTTGCCCGCGGCCAGGCAGATTTCAAGATCCACGCCTTTGAAAACGGCGAGGAAATGGACTACATCGAAGGCTCCGTCACCGAGACACTGAACGGGCAGCATTCGCTCATCAAGGTTATCGGCGAAAGCCAGGATGATGACGACATCAAGTATGTGGCGGCAAAGGTAAAGAATGACGATTTCCCGTTCTACCGCCCGCTTGTCGTGAACTGGAACGAAAACGAGGGCCCCGCGAAGCGCACCGCAGAACTCCAGCTTGCGACGGAAAAGGCTTCAGCCATCCAGCTCGAATATACAGTTCCTGGGCATTCGCAGAACGGTAAGCCCTGGACAGTCAACGCCTTTTGCGATGTAGAAGACCATTACAACGGTGCGGTTGACTCCTACCTGATTAAGCGCCGCACGTTCACCCTTGACAGGCAGAACGGCAAACGCACCCGCCTGGAACTGCAACCGGGAGGCTCCCTATGA
- a CDS encoding phage tail tape measure protein: protein MADNSVTLRIGADPTRLETGLRQSSASINSFGVRARASIARVGSSLRGLADRMVTPFNSLVLGGGLGMAIKNVGDLSESLMYYGFAAKKSDADTKVFRESLHKTAVETGVAANEILNGVSKIGEITGDFDFAEKMSVSLAKASKASQTSIEDLAAVASSMKGSMGYSADQVLNAFNALIIQGEKGSFTLQSFAAEGKALLASASTFGIKSTDQFAKFGSFLQIVNEKIKSSAETTTSVSALFSELIDKAADIKKKFGVSVFDKNNELREFDVIIKEIMAKTGGSLKKLSPVFGASSMKAINPLIGEFQNNWERMEDIAKAGIEGMKNSDVLEDYYQKASNSFNSNVDKMKAVALQFADTNLTGPVEQLTTALGFLSRHQGIVTAGFKAMAVAAIALGAVKIGGLVKDVAGLARDIKGIWSKKGGAGPSATSAGASALNASVQKVFVVNMRDGLGGGSDYMDDDVPPVKNMAKQTSVAMETTTREVGRFRQGLSTARAGLNKLGNTALGRIGLTAATTWAMDKIYDFGQAFMEWRNVVADVEANSRAMVERNQENFEKRYGSKAAVYSKKHGETLLEIQKEENSFLPSQKKLDKLYADLNMYNTLMKNAIKNGDGKNGVSAQEYMANFVINIDSSGKTVVETDKGKPPKVKVHKNTPGWGA from the coding sequence TTGGCTGACAATAGCGTTACATTGCGTATCGGCGCGGACCCGACAAGGCTTGAAACCGGCCTTAGACAGTCTTCCGCCTCGATTAACAGCTTTGGCGTCCGTGCCCGTGCAAGCATTGCGCGTGTCGGTAGTTCCCTACGGGGGCTTGCAGACCGTATGGTCACGCCTTTCAATTCGTTGGTCCTTGGCGGTGGGCTTGGCATGGCCATCAAGAATGTGGGCGACCTTTCCGAATCGCTCATGTATTACGGCTTTGCCGCAAAGAAAAGCGACGCGGACACGAAGGTGTTCCGCGAATCGCTGCATAAGACGGCGGTCGAAACAGGGGTTGCCGCCAATGAAATCCTGAACGGTGTTTCAAAGATCGGTGAAATCACGGGTGACTTTGATTTTGCCGAAAAGATGAGCGTTAGCCTAGCCAAGGCGTCCAAGGCTTCCCAAACTTCTATTGAAGACCTGGCTGCCGTAGCGTCTTCCATGAAAGGTTCCATGGGGTATAGCGCCGACCAGGTTCTTAATGCCTTTAATGCCTTGATTATTCAAGGCGAAAAGGGTTCCTTTACATTGCAGAGCTTCGCCGCCGAAGGAAAGGCGTTGCTGGCGTCTGCATCTACGTTTGGCATTAAATCCACGGATCAATTCGCCAAATTCGGTTCTTTCCTCCAAATTGTCAATGAAAAAATCAAGAGTTCAGCGGAAACAACGACATCGGTTTCTGCGCTATTTTCTGAACTGATCGACAAGGCTGCCGATATAAAAAAGAAATTTGGCGTAAGTGTATTCGACAAGAACAATGAACTTCGCGAATTTGATGTAATTATCAAGGAAATCATGGCAAAGACGGGCGGAAGTCTTAAAAAGTTGTCGCCTGTATTTGGCGCATCCTCGATGAAAGCCATCAATCCCCTGATTGGGGAGTTCCAAAACAACTGGGAAAGGATGGAAGACATTGCCAAGGCTGGTATCGAAGGGATGAAAAATTCCGATGTCCTGGAAGATTACTACCAAAAAGCGTCCAATTCGTTCAATAGCAATGTTGACAAGATGAAGGCTGTCGCACTGCAATTTGCCGACACGAACCTTACGGGCCCCGTGGAACAGCTCACGACAGCGCTTGGCTTCCTTTCCCGCCATCAGGGGATTGTCACGGCTGGCTTCAAGGCGATGGCCGTTGCAGCTATCGCCTTGGGTGCCGTCAAGATTGGCGGCCTCGTGAAGGATGTCGCTGGGCTTGCCAGGGATATCAAGGGAATCTGGAGCAAGAAGGGCGGCGCTGGACCGTCTGCCACCAGTGCGGGCGCTTCTGCGTTGAACGCTTCTGTCCAAAAGGTATTCGTGGTCAACATGCGCGACGGTTTAGGCGGTGGCTCCGACTACATGGACGACGATGTTCCGCCTGTCAAGAATATGGCAAAGCAGACCTCCGTGGCGATGGAAACTACCACAAGAGAGGTCGGCAGGTTCCGCCAGGGACTTTCTACCGCACGTGCGGGGCTGAACAAGCTCGGCAATACCGCCCTTGGTCGCATCGGCCTTACGGCTGCCACCACCTGGGCAATGGACAAGATCTACGACTTTGGCCAGGCGTTCATGGAATGGCGCAATGTCGTTGCCGATGTCGAGGCCAACAGCCGCGCCATGGTGGAACGTAACCAGGAGAATTTTGAAAAACGGTATGGCAGCAAGGCTGCGGTGTATAGCAAGAAGCACGGCGAAACCCTGCTCGAAATCCAAAAGGAAGAAAACAGTTTTTTGCCTTCGCAGAAGAAACTCGACAAGCTCTATGCCGACCTGAACATGTATAACACTCTGATGAAGAACGCCATCAAGAACGGCGACGGGAAAAATGGCGTGTCTGCCCAGGAATACATGGCGAATTTTGTAATCAACATCGATTCTTCCGGGAAAACCGTAGTGGAAACCGACAAGGGCAAGCCGCCCAAGGTCAAGGTCCACAAGAATACACCGGGCTGGGGGGCGTAA
- a CDS encoding phage GP46 family protein translates to MTTDQIKEEVQLSLTVAKGSFYKKPEFGHRFKELAREVAPEKTRSRAETYAAEALQWMIDYKHLKSVVSTATYIDSDKLQVHVECTAYNGDVIEFTRFVEVRQWP, encoded by the coding sequence ATGACTACAGACCAGATTAAAGAAGAAGTCCAGCTCTCGCTTACCGTCGCCAAGGGATCCTTTTACAAGAAGCCCGAATTTGGCCACCGCTTCAAGGAACTCGCCCGGGAAGTGGCGCCCGAGAAGACCAGGAGCAGGGCCGAAACATACGCCGCCGAGGCGTTGCAGTGGATGATTGACTACAAGCACCTGAAAAGCGTCGTCTCGACGGCTACCTATATCGATAGCGACAAGCTCCAGGTGCATGTGGAATGTACCGCCTACAATGGCGACGTGATTGAATTTACCCGTTTCGTGGAGGTTAGACAATGGCCGTAA
- a CDS encoding phage baseplate assembly protein has protein sequence MMKFFTSVVTSCKDIAGKLRSISGKANGIQFEERQMMQHFGFISIPKSGERCLFLQFGNVVVAVASDGKDRPAVKEGETALYSDKAHYIILKDDGTVAIKADGGVDVDGDLRVNGEVSDKVGKLSKLRDNYNQHTHIGNLGAPTAPTDKQDTGA, from the coding sequence ATGATGAAATTTTTCACTAGCGTCGTGACAAGCTGCAAGGATATTGCTGGAAAACTCCGCAGTATCAGCGGCAAGGCCAACGGCATACAGTTTGAAGAACGGCAGATGATGCAGCACTTTGGCTTCATCAGCATTCCCAAGTCTGGCGAACGCTGCCTTTTCCTGCAATTCGGCAATGTAGTCGTTGCGGTTGCGAGCGACGGCAAGGACCGCCCCGCCGTAAAGGAGGGCGAAACTGCACTTTACAGCGACAAGGCCCACTACATCATCCTCAAGGATGACGGCACCGTCGCCATCAAGGCAGATGGCGGCGTCGATGTCGATGGCGACCTTCGCGTAAATGGCGAGGTGAGCGACAAGGTGGGCAAGCTTTCCAAGCTGCGCGACAACTACAACCAGCACACCCACATCGGCAACCTCGGCGCACCTACGGCACCGACGGACAAACAGGACACGGGGGCGTAA
- a CDS encoding gp436 family protein produces the protein MNYCTYEDIKGHVPEARLVEVTDDLSPNATGTVNVEIVEKAIKESSTLIDSYVRKRFPRPFQSVPEVLRMVCIDLSIYNLYERVTELNITDGMKLRYDNAIKLLIRIADGEQDIGVDPDEPVVESGFSVASKLNGGPAMFSLESMRF, from the coding sequence ATGAACTACTGCACTTACGAGGACATCAAGGGCCATGTGCCCGAGGCACGTCTGGTAGAGGTCACTGACGACCTCTCGCCGAACGCGACTGGCACGGTCAATGTCGAAATCGTGGAAAAGGCCATCAAGGAAAGTTCCACGCTTATCGACTCTTACGTGAGGAAGCGTTTCCCGCGTCCGTTCCAGAGTGTCCCGGAAGTGCTGCGCATGGTCTGCATTGACCTGAGCATCTACAATCTGTACGAACGCGTGACGGAGCTGAATATCACTGACGGTATGAAGCTCCGCTACGATAACGCCATCAAGCTGCTTATCCGCATTGCCGATGGCGAACAGGATATCGGTGTGGATCCTGATGAACCTGTCGTCGAATCTGGCTTTTCCGTCGCTTCGAAGCTGAACGGCGGACCAGCCATGTTTTCGCTTGAATCCATGAGGTTCTGA